The following coding sequences are from one Microbulbifer sp. TB1203 window:
- a CDS encoding ATP-binding protein — protein MNSAAPATSGLSFQHHELLRVYAFYRVAIALILLGIFASDIGKGAVGADAPALYLNTAIAYAALNFGWLLHLHRLAYRVEAGQVGLILGCDILVFLLLIQASGGLNSGLGYLLLITCSVGSMLLDRRMGAFFAAVASIAVIGQQLYGLLAGHSATQDIVSAGSLGILLFATVSALQYLSGRIRSATLRADQQSRQAAHLQRLAQQIIERMRTGVLVMDIADRAELINRAARQLLGEQLQPGGSRQAELQQAIREWRRNPAVSSVLLTMANGSELRLSFANLRRDHGDSTLVFIEDNRKLTQAAQQLKLASLGHLTGSIAHEVRNPLGAISHAAQLLSESTTLSDEDKHLTQIICRHSQRVNQIVENVMQLSRRRAAAPQLQDLGEWLEQFITDFRAGAPSDASIKLQCPAQPVTARFDPQQLAQVVTNLCNNALHHSHAGVGRREVELTAYYQKSTDCAVLDVIDSGNGVLPEHRDKIFEPFFTTGQSGSGLGLYIARELCEANQANLFYCRNADNKSCFRVEFAHSNRVF, from the coding sequence TTGAACAGTGCGGCGCCGGCCACCAGCGGACTCAGTTTCCAGCACCACGAACTGTTGCGGGTCTACGCCTTTTACCGCGTGGCCATCGCCCTGATACTGCTGGGCATCTTCGCCTCGGACATCGGCAAGGGCGCCGTGGGCGCCGATGCACCGGCACTCTACCTCAACACCGCCATCGCCTACGCCGCGCTCAACTTCGGCTGGCTGCTGCACCTGCACCGCCTCGCCTACCGCGTCGAGGCCGGACAGGTCGGCCTGATCCTGGGTTGCGATATCCTCGTCTTCCTGCTGTTGATACAGGCCAGCGGCGGCCTCAATTCCGGCCTAGGCTACCTGCTGCTGATCACCTGCTCGGTTGGCTCCATGCTCCTGGACCGGCGCATGGGCGCCTTCTTCGCCGCGGTGGCCAGTATCGCGGTGATCGGGCAACAGCTGTACGGATTGCTGGCGGGGCACTCGGCGACCCAGGATATCGTCTCCGCCGGCAGCCTCGGCATACTGCTGTTCGCCACCGTCAGCGCCCTGCAGTACCTGTCCGGGCGAATCCGCTCCGCTACCTTGCGCGCCGACCAACAGAGCCGCCAGGCAGCGCACCTCCAGCGCCTGGCGCAGCAGATCATCGAGCGCATGCGCACCGGGGTGCTGGTGATGGACATCGCCGACAGGGCTGAGCTGATCAATCGCGCCGCGCGCCAGTTGCTCGGCGAACAGCTGCAGCCCGGTGGCAGTCGCCAGGCGGAGCTCCAGCAGGCCATACGCGAATGGCGCCGCAACCCGGCTGTCAGCAGCGTACTGCTCACAATGGCAAATGGCAGTGAACTGCGGCTCAGCTTCGCCAACCTGCGCCGCGACCACGGCGACAGTACCCTGGTATTTATCGAGGATAACCGCAAACTCACCCAGGCGGCTCAACAATTGAAGCTGGCTTCCCTCGGGCACCTCACCGGCTCTATCGCCCACGAAGTGCGCAACCCCCTCGGCGCCATCAGCCACGCCGCACAACTGCTCTCGGAATCGACGACGCTCAGCGACGAAGACAAGCACCTGACGCAAATTATCTGCCGCCACAGCCAGCGGGTGAACCAGATTGTGGAAAATGTCATGCAGCTGTCCCGCCGCCGCGCCGCCGCGCCACAGCTACAGGACCTGGGAGAGTGGCTGGAACAGTTTATCACCGACTTCCGCGCCGGCGCGCCGAGCGACGCCAGCATCAAGCTGCAATGCCCGGCACAGCCGGTAACCGCGCGCTTTGACCCACAACAACTCGCCCAAGTGGTCACTAACCTGTGCAACAACGCCCTTCACCACTCCCATGCGGGTGTGGGCCGGCGCGAAGTGGAACTCACCGCCTACTACCAAAAAAGTACGGACTGCGCCGTACTGGACGTGATCGACAGCGGCAATGGTGTACTGCCGGAACATCGGGACAAAATTTTTGAACCTTTTTTCACCACCGGGCAAAGCGGCAGCGGCCTGGGCCTGTACATCGCCCGCGAACTCTGCGAAGCGAACCAGGCAAACCTGTTTTACTGCCGCAACGCAGACAACAAAAGCTGCTTCAGGGTAGAATTCGCTCATTCGAACAGAGTTTTCTGA
- a CDS encoding sigma-54 dependent transcriptional regulator encodes MANRQPLALVVDDEPDICELLTLTLRRMDVHCHTAATLADAQQLLRDNNYDFCLTDMRLPDGNGLQLVRHIQEGDGELPIAVITAHGNMELAIRALKMGAFDFVSKPVDLERLRGLVQLALRVGRKIPQPLQESDSAQLLLGESDNMQRLCRQIAKVARSDAPVYISGESGSGKELVARAIHAQGARAEQPFLPINCGAIPAELMESEFFGHKKGSFTGAHKDKPGLFQSATGGTLFLDEVADLPLDMQVKLLRAIQEKSIRPVGASQEIPIDVRILSATHKDLAREVAEGRFRSDLYYRINVIEISVPPLRERTGDIPLLAETIMQRIADNAGVTPPQLSIEALDALKNYPFPGNVRQLENTLERAFTLSDQRIIRAEDLLLDREPIPLPTPEDSVAEAIPQHSTTMELYPGQFDPSHYRSLDEFLQNIERSAIEEALAETRWNRTAAAQKLGISFRSLRYRLKKLGLE; translated from the coding sequence ATGGCAAACCGCCAACCGCTGGCACTGGTCGTCGACGACGAGCCGGATATCTGCGAACTGCTGACCCTGACCCTGCGGCGCATGGATGTGCACTGCCACACCGCCGCAACGCTCGCCGATGCGCAGCAATTGCTGCGCGACAACAACTATGATTTCTGCCTCACGGATATGCGCCTGCCGGATGGCAATGGCCTGCAACTGGTTCGGCATATACAGGAGGGAGATGGCGAATTGCCGATTGCCGTCATTACCGCCCACGGCAATATGGAGTTGGCCATCCGGGCGCTGAAAATGGGCGCCTTCGATTTTGTCAGCAAGCCGGTAGACCTGGAGCGCCTGCGCGGCCTGGTACAGCTGGCACTGCGTGTCGGGCGCAAAATCCCCCAGCCACTGCAGGAAAGCGACTCCGCACAACTATTGCTCGGTGAATCGGACAATATGCAGCGCCTGTGCCGGCAGATCGCCAAGGTGGCCCGCAGCGATGCACCCGTCTACATCAGTGGGGAGTCCGGCTCCGGCAAGGAACTGGTGGCCCGCGCCATCCACGCCCAGGGCGCCCGCGCCGAGCAACCCTTCCTTCCCATCAACTGCGGGGCCATTCCCGCGGAACTGATGGAAAGCGAGTTCTTCGGCCACAAGAAAGGCAGTTTTACCGGAGCCCACAAAGACAAACCCGGCCTCTTCCAGAGCGCCACCGGCGGCACTCTGTTCCTGGATGAAGTGGCGGACCTGCCGCTGGACATGCAGGTCAAACTGCTGCGCGCCATCCAGGAAAAAAGCATCCGCCCCGTAGGGGCCAGCCAGGAAATTCCCATCGACGTGCGAATTCTAAGCGCGACCCACAAGGATCTGGCCAGGGAAGTTGCGGAGGGCCGTTTTCGCAGCGATCTCTACTACCGGATCAATGTAATTGAAATCTCCGTACCGCCGCTGCGCGAGCGAACCGGGGATATTCCGCTGCTCGCCGAAACCATCATGCAACGCATCGCTGATAATGCCGGCGTCACCCCGCCGCAGCTGTCCATTGAAGCGCTGGACGCGCTGAAAAACTACCCATTTCCCGGCAATGTGCGCCAGTTGGAAAACACCCTGGAGCGGGCCTTCACCCTCAGCGACCAGCGGATTATTCGCGCGGAGGACCTGTTGCTGGATCGGGAGCCCATTCCCCTGCCGACGCCGGAAGACTCCGTCGCAGAGGCGATTCCACAACATTCTACCACCATGGAACTCTACCCGGGTCAGTTCGACCCAAGCCACTACCGGTCTCTGGACGAGTTTCTGCAAAATATC